A portion of the bacterium genome contains these proteins:
- a CDS encoding aspartate aminotransferase family protein, whose amino-acid sequence MLPFCEMEVSQMPKIVTELPGPKSQAYLAKSRQYEPQSMSDQVPLVWDHAEGVHIWDVDGNEFLDWTSGVLVTNVGHSHPKYVAEVQDQAAKLINCYDFLSQPRADLAEKLVAITPPHLDRCFLVTTGTDATEAAMRMARRASDGWEIIAFHNAFHGRTYGAASAGGSAGVKNGFGPMLPGFIHAPFPYCYRCQFGRCLEECDTFCLKYLDYLISKESCGELCAVITEPYQGGGGSIIPPKGYFEGLDKWAKDRGLIFIFDEVQSSFGRTGKMFAFEHYDIKPDLVTLGKGLGSGVPCSAVMGTSAIMDILPPGSMGSTNGGNPLSSRAALTAIGIIEEEKLVANAARMGELFGARFQAIQKKHEQLGDIRGMGLVWGLELVTDAKSRTPDAELTRRVIDNAFQRGLCVIAPIGVHKNVVRVAPPLVISEADANESLDLFEAAFEAALQ is encoded by the coding sequence ATGCTGCCCTTCTGCGAGATGGAAGTGAGCCAGATGCCCAAGATCGTTACCGAGTTGCCCGGCCCGAAGTCACAGGCCTACCTCGCCAAGTCGCGCCAGTACGAGCCCCAGTCCATGAGCGATCAGGTCCCCCTGGTGTGGGACCATGCCGAGGGCGTCCACATCTGGGACGTGGATGGCAATGAGTTCCTCGACTGGACCAGCGGCGTGCTGGTTACCAACGTCGGCCACTCGCACCCCAAGTACGTGGCCGAGGTGCAAGATCAGGCCGCCAAGCTCATCAACTGCTATGACTTCCTGTCCCAGCCGCGCGCGGACCTGGCTGAGAAGCTCGTCGCGATCACCCCGCCCCACCTGGATCGCTGCTTCCTCGTCACGACCGGGACTGACGCCACCGAGGCGGCCATGCGCATGGCCCGCCGCGCCTCCGACGGCTGGGAGATCATCGCCTTCCACAACGCCTTCCACGGCCGCACCTATGGCGCCGCCTCCGCCGGCGGTTCTGCGGGAGTGAAGAACGGCTTCGGGCCCATGCTGCCCGGCTTCATCCACGCCCCGTTCCCCTACTGCTACCGCTGCCAGTTCGGCCGCTGCCTGGAAGAGTGCGACACCTTCTGCCTCAAGTACCTGGACTACCTCATCAGCAAGGAGTCCTGCGGCGAGTTGTGCGCGGTCATTACCGAGCCCTATCAGGGCGGCGGCGGCTCGATCATCCCGCCCAAGGGCTACTTCGAGGGCCTCGACAAGTGGGCCAAGGACCGCGGTCTCATCTTCATCTTCGATGAGGTGCAGTCGTCCTTCGGGCGCACCGGCAAGATGTTCGCCTTCGAGCACTACGACATCAAGCCCGACCTCGTGACGCTCGGCAAGGGCCTCGGCAGTGGCGTGCCGTGCTCGGCGGTCATGGGCACCAGCGCCATCATGGACATCCTGCCCCCCGGCAGCATGGGCAGCACCAATGGCGGCAACCCGCTCTCCTCGCGCGCGGCGCTCACCGCCATCGGCATCATCGAGGAGGAGAAGCTGGTGGCCAACGCCGCGAGGATGGGCGAACTGTTTGGCGCCCGCTTCCAAGCCATCCAGAAGAAGCACGAGCAACTGGGCGACATCCGCGGCATGGGCCTCGTCTGGGGTCTGGAGCTGGTGACGGACGCGAAGTCCAGGACCCCGGATGCCGAGTTAACCCGCCGCGTCATTGACAACGCCTTCCAGCGCGGCCTGTGTGTGATCGCGCCCATCGGCGTCCACAAGAACGTCGTCCGCGTGGCCCCGCCGCTGGTCATCTCCGAGGCCGACGCGAATGAGTCACTGGACCTCTTCGAGGCGGCCTTCGAGGCGGCGCTGCAGTAG
- a CDS encoding type II toxin-antitoxin system VapC family toxin translates to MTYALDTSVLLDVFMNDPTWVGPSQRLLESFGPDDVAIVCPEVYAELVPYFPLPGSLDVHLRQLSINVIPTDEQVARVAGPLWARYRRAGGPRTRIVTDFIVAAHALVHADALVTRDDGFSRQHFAELQVIAPAPPDDAPAH, encoded by the coding sequence ATGACCTACGCCCTCGACACTTCGGTGCTCCTGGACGTGTTCATGAACGATCCGACCTGGGTGGGGCCGTCGCAGCGCCTGCTAGAGAGCTTTGGGCCCGACGATGTGGCTATCGTCTGCCCTGAGGTCTACGCCGAGTTGGTGCCGTATTTCCCTCTGCCGGGCTCCCTGGACGTCCACCTGCGGCAACTATCCATAAACGTCATCCCTACCGATGAGCAGGTCGCCCGTGTGGCCGGTCCCCTGTGGGCCCGCTATCGTCGCGCCGGAGGCCCTCGCACCCGCATCGTCACCGACTTCATCGTGGCGGCCCATGCCCTCGTCCACGCGGACGCGCTCGTGACCCGTGACGACGGCTTCTCTCGCCAGCACTTCGCGGAGCTGCAGGTCATCGCCCCTGCGCCGCCGGACGACGCTCCGGCACACTGA
- a CDS encoding GNAT family N-acetyltransferase encodes MAASPAALADLLNAAYAESRALPRLVAWPVERPLLTTDDVLKAREHTPDEFVVERDGRVVSGVAARAGQDGTGYVAWFVTHPDHRRQGLASDCLQRALGFLRAQGCSKVQTAAFVDSRVTSACAFLEHHGFTVRDPEHQNIVMQIDMTQYEPAPIAMPEGYHIEPLQPEWVPQWLQVKDRVFGGTSAPDWFEKTFSHRWDFEWEGWMTLWRGDEMIGISGADLFRDPAHREHYSGAQIEYVGMVEGHRGLRLGEIIVRACLDYIKARDLPCQLITQRFRVPAVTLYEKLGFRFQRENRTYEKTL; translated from the coding sequence ATGGCTGCCTCACCCGCTGCCCTTGCCGACTTGCTCAACGCCGCCTATGCCGAATCCCGCGCGCTGCCACGCCTGGTGGCCTGGCCGGTGGAACGGCCGCTCCTGACCACCGATGACGTCCTGAAGGCGCGCGAGCACACGCCCGACGAGTTCGTCGTCGAGCGCGATGGTCGCGTTGTCAGTGGTGTGGCCGCCAGAGCCGGCCAGGACGGCACCGGCTACGTGGCCTGGTTCGTCACCCACCCTGACCACCGCCGCCAGGGCCTCGCCAGCGACTGCCTGCAGCGCGCCCTTGGCTTCCTCCGGGCGCAGGGCTGCAGCAAGGTCCAGACCGCCGCCTTCGTGGACTCCCGCGTCACCTCCGCCTGCGCCTTCCTGGAGCACCACGGCTTCACCGTCCGCGACCCTGAGCACCAGAACATCGTCATGCAGATTGACATGACGCAGTACGAGCCGGCGCCCATCGCGATGCCCGAGGGCTACCACATCGAGCCACTCCAGCCCGAGTGGGTGCCACAGTGGCTGCAGGTCAAGGACCGCGTCTTCGGCGGGACGAGCGCGCCCGACTGGTTCGAGAAGACGTTCAGCCACCGCTGGGACTTCGAGTGGGAGGGTTGGATGACGCTATGGCGCGGCGACGAGATGATCGGCATCTCGGGTGCGGACCTGTTCCGCGACCCCGCCCACCGTGAACACTACAGCGGGGCGCAGATCGAGTACGTGGGGATGGTGGAGGGCCACCGGGGCCTGCGTCTGGGCGAGATCATCGTGCGCGCCTGCCTGGACTACATCAAGGCGCGCGACCTCCCCTGCCAGCTCATCACCCAGCGGTTCCGTGTCCCGGCGGTTACGCTGTACGAGAAGCTCGGCTTCCGTTTCCAGCGCGAGAACCGCACGTACGAGAAGACGCTGTAG